The following is a genomic window from Dehalogenimonas sp. 4OHTPN.
CATCGTGGTGCTGGATTTTGGGCGTAAGATCGCTGAGGGGACGCCTGAAGAAATCCGGAACAATCCGCAGGTGATCTCGGCTTATCTGGGAGAGAGCGCTAAAAGATAGGCTATTGCCAGGACCTACGGTCCAGGCAGCTCTTCAGCCATAATTCTATCGCGGTAATCGGTCACCTGCCGGCAGAGCGGGCCGCCGCATTCGGGCATAATGCCTGTTTTCCTGGTTCTTTTTTTGGCCCCAGCTTGTGTCCCGGCGTCGGCGCTGAATCTGGGGTAGCTGGCACAGCGGGCTGAGCCGTCCGGGTAGACCATTATGGTGATCTCTTCTCCCACGGCGTCGCATTTAACAGTGGTGGCAGTTACCTGCCAGTCTGGCTGGGGCATGGCTCGCATTATATCACACCGACGTTTGCCGTTGGAATGTTCTTGAGAGCTAACGTTTACTGGGCAGAAGCGTTATAGATAATGAAAACACTTTCATAACTGGCTATGGAAAAGGCTGTGAAACGTACCGGATCAAACTTTCAACAAGCAGTCACTGCGCCGATGGCGGACTTTGAAAATAGCGTGTCAACCCTGATCGGCGGGCTGCTGGCGTTTGGTCTGGCGGTCGGCGGTTACACTTTGGGATATGTCTCCCCGACAGTACAATGGATCTGCACTGGTATGCTTGGATTGCTGGGCTCGATTCTTCTAGGCTCGGGGTTGCGGGGGATTCTTAAGAGCAGGCGCTAGATTGGCTCCTTGCCTTCAACCAGCGGAATGCCGGTACCCGTCGCTCGGGCTATGACCTTTCCATATGAGGTGGCAACCCGGATTTCAGCCATCACAGCGCGCTTGCCGGCTTTGATTACTTGGCACTCTGCCTCAAGTTCGTCGCCTGGTTCACACGGATTCAGGAAGTGGGTATTGAACTGAGCAGCGACGGTTGGATGTTTGACGGAATTAACCGCGTAGCCGAAAGCGGAATCAGCCAGCGTCATGATGATTCCGCCGTGTATGGTGCCGACAAAATTACAGAATTCGGGCTTGACTCGCAGCCGCACCCGGGCGAATCCCTCGGAAATTTCAACTAGCTCGATTCCCAGCAGCCGCCAGGCCGGTTCCGCTGCGGCCGCCTGACGCATCAGCTGGATGTTTTCTTGACTCACGAACCAGCGCCTTGTTCCAGAATCCGGTAAACAGCCCTAATATCCAGCGAATTCCGAACCAGGTCGGCCAGAGCGTCATAGTGTTTCTCTTTATCTAGCGGCGCGTCGTAGGTACGCTCTGGAATTCCTTTGCGCCGCCGCAGATTGTTGAGCAATCCCCGGCGGAAACCATGACTCTGAAAAATGCCGTGAATATAGCTGCCGATAACCGTGCCGCTTTCATTGATACTCCCGTCTGCATAGTCGGCCGGACCTTTTTGGGTCTGAGTGATTTGAAACGGCCGGTGACAGCTCTCGGTGCGGCCCATATGGATTTCATACCCGTATATTGCCTCTCCCTTGAGGCCGGCCAGCAATCCGCGATCCTCGGTGATGACACCTTTGACCTGGGTGGTCGCCTTTTCGCGGGCAAAAGTTGTCTCCGCTTCCATCAGCCCCAGGCCTTCAACCGTGTCCCGGTCGGATTCAACGTGGTCCGGGTCATGAATCAGGCGCCCTAGCATTTGATAGCCGCCGCAAGCTCCGAAGACCGGCGTACCAGCCCTGGCTTTCCGGACAACAGCGCCGGCGACACCGGATTGAGTAATCGCCAGTAGATCGGGCACCGTGGTTTTTGAACCCGGGATAATTATCAGATCGGGATCGCCTAACTCCTCCGGACGGCTTATATAACGCAAGTTGGCGCCGTCTTCTTCGAGC
Proteins encoded in this region:
- a CDS encoding PaaI family thioesterase, with the translated sequence MSQENIQLMRQAAAAEPAWRLLGIELVEISEGFARVRLRVKPEFCNFVGTIHGGIIMTLADSAFGYAVNSVKHPTVAAQFNTHFLNPCEPGDELEAECQVIKAGKRAVMAEIRVATSYGKVIARATGTGIPLVEGKEPI